ttttattattcatttcATCCTCCCTTCGATCCTCGGAATACTTCCAAGTATTTCATTGTACAACTATATTACAAATTGACTCGTGCACTTGCGGACATCGCCATTCTTAATTCTTATCTTTTTTGTGTTATGTTTAAACTATAAATGATAGTACATTTATAGGTGGCCAGTAACCAAAGTCCAGGTACCATTGACATCTAGAGCATTCATTTCCTCAATCATAACATTATGCCATCCAGGATGATCTAATGTCTCTCGAGCAATTTTAGGTACAAAAACATTATCTAGGGATTTAAGAAAAGCACAAGAAGATGAAGACAAATGATTGTAGGAAACAACTTAAGATATTGGATATGTACATCTACGTTTACCTTTTCGAAGAGCAACAGGAAGATCAAGATCATCTGTGGTAGTCGGATATGATGGCAAAGATACTTGATCATCAGGATATGATTCTAGAGACTCGAGAGTCAAGTCAGAACTAGGTGGATATAGGAAACGGGACTAGGTGTATTTGATGGGAGGCTTAACTAGTGTATAGGTAGGCGGACTCAAATTTGTTAtgatattatagattaaaagatcATCCTCCCCTTGACTTACAGTACCTGAACATAACGGTATTTTTTCCAAAAAAGTAACACCGGTAGACACAATATACTTACCAAGACTTTGACAATAACAACGATACCCTTTTTGTAGACGGGAATATCGCAAAAACATACACTTTAAGAACTTACGATCAAGTTTTTTAACTTGAGGGTGAACATCCCGAACAAAACAAGTACAACTGAATATCTTTAGTGCTATAGGGAACAATTGTTTATTTGGAAATAGGGTATGGAAAGGATTATTACCAGACAAAACCCCATTTTGAGAAGGGGTGTCAATACAAAAAGTCTGATTTAGAATACCCTGCTCAAGcatgtatttttgaaaatttcctgAAACATATTCTTTAGCATTATCACTCcttaaaatttgtatgggtttaCCAAATTGGGTTTGAATTTCAGCACAAAAGGAAGAAAAGTGAAAAATAATTCTGAGTGATTTTTCATCAAATAAAGCCATGTCATTCtagaataatcatcaacaaatgTAACAAAATATCTAAAACCAATTTAGATGTAACTGGACAAGGACCCCAAACATCATATTGTACTAACTCAAAGGGAGCAGTGGCTTGCTTATTGACTCTAGGACTAGAACAAAGATGACGATGTTTAGCAAATTGACAAGACTTACACTCTAAAGAAGTAAGGTTGGAAAACTGAGGACAAAGTTTCTTTAACATAGAAAGCGAAGGATGACCCAATCGACAATGTTCTTCAGAAGAAGTGACTGTTCCAGCACAAGCTATAGATTATGGTTTCTGGGTATCAAGAATGTGGAGACCATCAGACTCATGTCCCTGACCAATAATCTTCTTCGTCATGAGatcctaaaataaaaaataaccaGGAAAAAAAATGAGACACAACAATTAAGGGCACGAGTAAGTTTGTTAACAGAAATCAAATTAAGAGATAATTGTGGTAGACTCATAACAAATGGAGAGATGATGTGGGATTAGTGGTTTTAGACCCAATAACATTAGATTTTGAACCATCGGCTAAAGTGACAGGAGATATAGACTTATGTCGCTGAAAGAAAGTAAACTAGATTACCTGTCATGTGATCCGTAGCACCAGAATTAATGACCCATTTTGAAGAAGAGGAAACAAGACATGTATTGAGTTTACTTGACTCAACAAGAGCTGTAATGTGATCGGATGGCTGTTTCACAGTTTCTTGAAGCTGAGTCATTCTGGCATTCATCCGCAGGTATTGTAACAGACTTTTTAGAGGTCTCAGAACTAGATTCAATATGAACAAATTGAGCTTTCTTATACTATAGCTTCCTACAATCCAGCTTGATATGACCTGGTTTATGACAGTAGAAACATACAATTTCTCCTTGCTCCTGTCTACAAATTCCAATGTTCTTATCAGATTTGTAGAATCCCGACCCCATGCTCTTATTGTTGCCACCACTCTTGTATTGTTGTCTACCCGAGTCAGATGTGGTAGTGTGACTAATAAGAACATTGTTAGGCTGTGTAGATAGAACAGGTAACGAATTCTCCGTACAGAGGACCCTCTAAAAAACATCGTCTAGACTGGAAATTTCTGAACTGGAAAGGATTTGAGATTTGGCAGTCTTAATTCAGACGGAAGACCGACTAGAAAACTCATAACATTCATCTTCTCTCGCTGATTTTGTTGTACCTCTACATCGGTACTGAAAGGAAGCAGCATATTGAGCTCTTCATATGTTTTCTTGAAGTCCATAAAATAAAGGGTGAGAGATCTCTCTTTTATCTGCCCTGTAAAAATTCTTCCAAACATCATAGATACAAGAGATATTTCCTTCTCCAGAATATAAGAACTGCAAATAGTTCATTAATTGTTTCACTGTGTTACAATGAGTAACCAGACCAACCAACTCAATGTCAATAGAATTACAAATTTGTATATACAAGCAAGCATCTTCTCTCACCCAAGACAATCTAGAGTCATCCGTAGGTGGATCATCAGTCATATGACTATCCATAGAAATACTGAGCAGATATAATTCAATAGTATGGTTCCAATCAAGAAAATTAATTCCATTTAATTTATGTTCCGTTATTACCCACAAGATTGCTGCAAATTTCAACCGGAACTATATCAGAAACAATTCCAGTCTTTTTGTCAGACATAATTGCTGAAAAATTCAACAAGATAACAGATTACCCACAAGATAACCAAACCTGTCGTAACCAAGTCCCACACCTATATCGATGTTGACCCAAAAAACAGGTATGCAAATAGCGTTGAAAAACAGACACTAGTCGTTGGGTTCTGATCGACCGGCACACAACGTACCTCCCTAAGTTGGAGGTGTCTATGGATGAACCTTCAAAACCTAAACCTTAAATATGATAGTTAGAAAATGCAATTGGAAAATAAGTTTAACgaaaaaaaatagtttttaattatttttttaaattagaactaaagtaataaacacttaattaaAATTGTACATTTTCGATTTTAAGATAAACACTTCGACTGGATAGTCTTCTCTACAAAATTTCTACTaaggtaattttataatttctctaaacttctaGGCTAAGCTGTACATAAGAAAAATATTTctagaaattttttaaataatttcttcGAAAATTTTCTCTATATAACTTTCTCTTAAATTTAAATGTGTGAAAAAT
Above is a genomic segment from Gossypium arboreum isolate Shixiya-1 chromosome 8, ASM2569848v2, whole genome shotgun sequence containing:
- the LOC108468254 gene encoding uncharacterized protein LOC108468254; its protein translation is MFFRGSSVRRIRYLFYLHSLTMFLLVTLPHLTRVDNNTRVVATIRAWGRDSTNLIRTLEFVDRSKEKLYVSTVINQVISSWIVGSYSIRKLNLFILNLVLRPLKSLLQYLRMNARMTQLQETVKQPSDHITALVESSKLNTCLVSSSSKWVINSGATDHMTGSHDEEDYWSGT